CACTCTTGCCACTAGATCACTTCCTAAACATGATTCATTGATTCTCAAGAAATTAAAAACtcaaataaaatatctaatattataTGAATAGCAttagtaaataaaaaattaaataataaaaatattaatttaattattattagatgttacaaaaattaaattatagaTTTATTGGAAGGCTTCAAAATactaatcattttatatatacgAATTTTTTCTATATTATTTTACAAGTTAATTCCTTTATGAACAATTATTACATAAATtcttaattatattattattcacGAATCAACTTTTAATAGTAGTTACCaaaatttaaattacaaaaaaGTTTAACTCAATTATTTCCAGTTACTAAAATGATTAATTGAATTATTAATCTAcagaattatattaaaatattagtcAACTCCCACAGGCCTTCAAATGTGGATTCTaagctttttaaaattttaaatcatttaattaattcttaattaatttgcTGACTGTTTGGTTGCTAATTTTCTTAATTGTTATTGGTTAACCCTTTGgctcaaatattaattgattctttattagttcataaatttatcaatcaatttcaaaaatttaatttattagcAATTACAAAAAATCTTTAATCCAATAACGATTAgtagtttaaaaaaattaagttaattatcattagttgttataaaaattaaattgcaAATTTATGTTTCAAactattaataattttatttatgagTCAATTTTACAATATTAATCAACTTAACAAATTATAATTTATTGAAAAGTTTCAAATTCTTGAATCACATTAATAAAAGTTTTTAATAGTTAACTAAGTTAACTAACAAACCTTTCGTACTCAAAATAATATAACAACAAACATGTCAACTCAAAATTTGATCAACATATCACTTGCAAGCTCATATTATGGTTAATTAAGTCTAAAAATTTGTGTACATTTTGATCTAATTATGGTTTATTCAGaagataatttaattaatttaatatgatttacaatcaaaaattaaattataaatttaacatacatttttaaaaattaaattataacttCATGAgttgcttttaaaataaatctaTTTTATTTATGGCAGAGGGCGATTTCAAGATTATAATTATGAACAAACTTATAGTTGCACTAGTTaatgaaataaatatataaaataaagatTGTAAAAACTAATTTATGTTAGCagttataaaaaattttaattcaattacgATTagcaattataaaaaaaaaaatagttataaCTAGTTATTATAAacattaaattacaaatttatcttgcaaattcaaaatatgaataaTTTTATATGAGGGTtagtttcaaaatattaattaactTAATAAATTACATTTTAAtggaaagttttaaattttaaattcacattttGAGTAAGTGTTTTAATAGTCGGTCATGCAACTAATTAGTTTTTCATCAATTAACCTTTCATTCTCGAATTATTATAATAACAAATGCATAAATTCAAAGTTCAATCTACCCATTCGCCTTGCAAGCTCATATTGTGGTAATTAAGTCTTAAACTTTGTATTGATTTTAATCCAATTatgatttaattataaaaaatttgaattacTTTATCATTAGTtgataaaaaaaactaaactataAATTTAtcatacaatttcaaaaattaaattataaatttacgAGGTTATTTTAAAGTAAACCTATTTTATTTATGGCTGGATGTGGTTTCAAGTTAagaattataaataaatttatgcTTCCACTAATTAGTAGAATAAAAGTATAATAAGGATGGTAGAAATCaatttatattagtattagttacaaaatattttaattcaaatacaatttgttattataaaaaaataatttaattattatttttttcacaaTTAAGTTACAAATTCATGTTACtgtttcaaaatattaataatttttcttcaatttcaaaatattaaattacaatttattcaaagcttcaaatttaaaatcacattttaaataaatattttaatggCTGACCACATATTTAATTAGCCTTTCATACTCAAATTTTTATAACAggaaatgtaacgacccgaatttaaaatgaaatttaaataataaggaaaggaaaatggaaaccgaaaacaaaaggaggccgtagacttcgtcgacgacattgcatttcggAAGGGAAAAACAAAAAGGGAGTTCAGCAAGATTtcttcgacgaatacaggggttcgtcgacgaaggcttaagagatttcgtcgacgaacacagggctttgtcgacgagaaaatgccgagagaggtttttgagtcgactgaatttcgtcgatgaagggtggatttcgtcgacaaaatttgtgaatgactcgtcgacaaatccagcgggcttataaatatgaaaaatccgattttaacTTAACAATTAAGAaattttcattctctctctctctctctctcctcttcggtccTCTCTCCTcctttcgtcgatttcgggccagatttttgccggatcgacaatctgaagtcaccacaacgctcttggagaagttctctccaaatctaccggagcggatcgtcggtgaaaGTAAGGAGGAAACcatctcaaatccagggtaagactttttactcaatttttgaAGTTTTGACAATTGAGAAAAGCGTTCTACGCAtggaaatattaaagtttaatacggGGGATTTTTGTTTCCAGGGGTCTTGATTAgaaacgttgggaatcatccctgagttgaggtaaggcttttaagtcaaatttgacttaatggtagatataagaaatgttatacacgttgaaatacTAGGGTTTAATTCAGCGAGTTTTCAATTTCAGGGGTGTTGAGTtaagaaccttgcgggtgcaaggaagagtttcttaggggctgttcagggatcaggtaaggggataaactaagttagttctgtttttgagaaaatgcttatatatatacttagcaTTTGATTTACGGAAAatgtaaatgtttatatatatgttttatatttgtaaaatactgtgaaaaggatcgtatgttgaatatgtggaaaatctgttgtgtggcatgagtaaaaatgttgtgatatactgtattctgggaatgtggatggtacggatttttatgatgaaaaaccggcgtacgggttgagattttttttatgtgTAGCTGGCATACGGGCCAtactatgtgatgtgatttgccaacgtatgggctgtgctatgtgtagctggcgtacagGCCaggctatgtgatgtgatttgccagcgtatgggttgtgctatgtgtagctggcgtacgggtcAGGCTATGTgattgtgatttgccagcgtacgggctgtactcTGTGTAGCTAGCGTAcaggccgagttatgataaaatgtgtaatactggcgtacgggccgatgatttcatgatacacgtatatatgtaaaatgatatgattaatgtgagaataaatgatatgagatatttatgtatcacggtttcagtatatgtatatgatatcagaatctagttggcttggtttaggctagcacttgcacggtaccgttgctatgtgtccatggtcttcgtgatcatgatatctgtgttaacgtcgctgtacggagtggtgtgagattggatggtcgatgtggttattttcaagaagtgtattgttatcgcccttggtgtacggactagtctaggtagacccatcggacctacagactagactattgacttggtagtggtcggccaaccattgtcaggtcccaccttcgggccacacaacccaatcatgtgggggtaatacatgacaacagccagctaacctatcaggatggtttttatgttattattatgatatgagatgagttatgtttatgaaatacagtatgttctgccatattgatttatatatatacctatgttttcccagatttgatgaaacaatactaaatgtgttatatatgatatatgttaaacacgaattactcatgttaccacacactagtattagtttatttctcttactgagaggtgtctcacccttaaatttcattaacttttcaggagccccagataggagagcgggaaaagccccgcagaattagtgttgtttatctaccctctgcgaagggtaagttttggtagggacactTATATTTtgagggaattgtccctagatttatttttgggttgtatatactgagagttagtagttgtagtactctagtatatgttatgcacattatgatgagaggtatatgattctatactttctgctgcgtaggcttttactgtatgttttgttatatccctggtacccacaggtccaggtggatgggGACCTGCTGAACTGGATTGTGGAATAtatagtattgattttatgatgatattattagtataaaaaaataaaaataaaaatacgtgggaaaaatgagcaggtcgtgataGGAAATAAATTGACTGAAAGTTCGATCTTTGTATCTTCCTTGCAAGATCATGTTGCAGTTAATAAAATCTTAAAATTTGTACGATCTCAATCAATAGTTGCTACCAAAATTAAGTTATAAATTtattatacaatttcaaaatattaataattttgcTTATCAGTCAATTTCAAATTATTTAGTCAGCCTATTATATTACAAATTTTATTGtacaatttcaaatttttaaaaagaaatttgaaaaaagtaGCTCAACACTTAGTATCTATTTAGACTAAGGATTTGAttggaaaaggaaaaagaaataacaaggaaatatgttttctattatattttgtgtctatatgaaatattattaaaataaaaattattttaatataattaaaatttaagaaaaataaatattagtaatgctcaaaatcaaaattttttcatTGAGAAACCTGTTTTCTATCATATTTTTCTTGCaccaaatattaattaaatagaaatttgttttaatatgattaaaatttaataaaaataaaatattagaatgcttagatggatgagtgatataaaattgaaagataaattaatgaatgaacatattcgtggtaagttaggtgtaacttctattgaagataagataaggaagggacgactcagatggtatgaacacttgcaacatGGGCCAcctagtgcacctatgaggaagagtgacttaattactgtggaggggtagtagaagggataggggtagatctaaaataatttgggaggagatagtgagtaaagatttaatatccttgaatctatcaaaagaaatggtccatgatcgcataaattggaggAAAACGATTAATATAACCTACCCCACTTAGTAAGGCTAAGaattgattttgttgttgttgttgttattgttctttttttttttttttttctcactttccttCATTTCATAACTAAATATGAGAAATTGGATTAtttcatctttttcttttatttctctaaTGTTTTCAAGTTCTAAATGGGACTTTAAGGTTTTATCAAAGATGAATTTAAAGAAAATGttcaaaacatataaaaaatatTGTCAAAATTTCAAGGCCTATGTCTAATAACATGGCTAAATTTTGTAATTTGATACATAAAActaaaattccatattttctatggaCTAATAATTTGATAATTTcatatatgaaatatttttgaaatatcccCCCTCCATAGCACGGGTTTTCACTAGTAAGATCATATTTGGGGCCGTAAATTTTTGGAATTGAATTTACACTTGTGTAGAATTGaaagaaattcaatataattttatactatattttaggCAAAGCAATGCTTTTGATGGTAGGTAGAATTTATGCCCACAAACACAAACCAAGAaattataaatttagaaaataataaaagtataaatttagaaaatttaaaaataaggtggAAAATTTATagttattcaaaaaaaaaattattttaacaaaaaaatgatgacaaacttttattatttttattttttataaatattatataattaagaaattagctaactttattataattattagaaaattcaaaaataaaaataaaaattattttcacaattaAATAGGCCCAAAATTTTCCACATTATGGCATTTCAAGGATAACCTACATAAGCAGTATATTGTTTTTCCTCTCCAACAACGTTTCAAACAGCTATCTCCAATTCTAAGTTGATTATGTACTTCCGGATCAAACAATTCCCAATCATATCCTTCCGGATGGGATCATCtatataatatacaaaaagaAATTTCAGATATTTGATATCTTTCTCTATTGAGATCTCAATTCCAGATTAGTCCCAGTTAGCCCATATTTCGCcatattttttttggttttcctgTTTTCCGTTTCCTTTTTGGGCTTTCCAGTTTCTAAAAGTACACTTCGATGGACTCGTCGAGGATCACTCTCCGGCCTTTCAAGCTCGCCGACGTCGACGACTTCCTGTCGTGGGCCAGCGACGACAGGGTCACTCGGTACCTGAGATGGGACTCCATCACCTCCAGAGAAGAAGCCTTAAACTACCTCAAGGAGGTCGCCATCCCCCACCCGTGGCGCCGATCCATATGCCTGGACGACCGTTCCATCGGGTACGTCTCCGTCAAGCCTGAATCGGGCGCCGACCGGTGTCGAGCCCACGTCGGGTACGCCGTGGCGGCGGAGCACTGGGGGCAGGGGATAGCCACGGCGGCGGTGAAGATGGCCGTAGGCAAGGCGTTCGAGGAAATGCCCGAGTTAGTGAGGTTGCAGGCTCTGGCGGAGGTGGACAACCAGGGGTCGCAGAGGGTGCTGGAGAAGGTAGGATTTATGAAAGAAGGGCTGCTGAGAAAGTATGGCTTCAACAAAGGGAAGATTAGGGATTTGATCATGTATAGTCTCCTGTCAACTGATAAGATCAATTCATTTGTACCCATAAAAAGTATTTAAGAGAAATAAATATTAAGTATCTAATACTCGAGACCTTGCAAACCTTCTCCGAGGAGAAATGTGACTTTCTTAcaaatctcaaaaaatatttatagcatttttaaaatctcaaataaGCTCTTTATCTTTTAATGAAATGTCATAAAGGCAAGTgtcttttacttattttttaaaaaatattaataaaaaaaattggtcaACCAAGCCAAATTTGATGAAAATTTctttgcattttaattttttttatgtatatttacTTTGGCAGCTCAAATACTACATGGTTCATATTCTAGTTaggaaaaaataatatttttttttgcattttacaTTTTGTTCTTCGAAGAGTAACAAAAATGTTAcattatttcttatttttgaaaACCTATATAAAAAAGTTGAAAGATCGAAAAATAGTGTATTCTTTTTAtgattctttaaaaaataaaaatgaattatttcctataactaaaCCAACTCGAAATATTTTTTTATCTCTCttgttaaatttaaaatattgaatattttaaagttcaagtttttaaaacccaaaagaaaaatgatgaagCCCATTAACCCCCTGGGCCAGGCCAGACAAATTGGACCAGGTTGAATCAGGCTAAGCCCACTCCATATTACCCCAAGGCTGGGCCGAGGAAAGGAGTTTGGGCCACGTCTGACTCAACTTATTATTGGAATTAAAATATAAATGTGgcaataaaattatatatttaattttatatatatatataaattgtgctTCATTACAAAAacaagagaaagaaagaagacataAATTAAAGATACCTAttgttgaagaatatgaagaGCATAAGATGTTAAATGGACCTACAAAAAGTGAATGAACTAATTAGGTTGGCATCAAAGAAAAAGTTGAACTACAGGTAGCTTGTTTGgcatatttctttttcttccttagagGAAAAGATTTCCATAAAGTTTCATACAACCTTTTTCATCTTATCCTCCTATTAAAGAATAGTATGCACTATATATtatgtcttctttctttctcttgt
This genomic stretch from Malania oleifera isolate guangnan ecotype guangnan chromosome 3, ASM2987363v1, whole genome shotgun sequence harbors:
- the LOC131151006 gene encoding uncharacterized protein LOC131151006; protein product: MDSSRITLRPFKLADVDDFLSWASDDRVTRYLRWDSITSREEALNYLKEVAIPHPWRRSICLDDRSIGYVSVKPESGADRCRAHVGYAVAAEHWGQGIATAAVKMAVGKAFEEMPELVRLQALAEVDNQGSQRVLEKVGFMKEGLLRKYGFNKGKIRDLIMYSLLSTDKINSFVPIKSI